GGAGAAGGTGAAGGGCCTCTACTCAGAGGACAGTGGGCGTCCGGCTGTGGACCCTGTTGTCCTCTTCAAAATGCTCTTCATCGGCTACCTGTTTGGTATCCGCTCCGAACGGCGGCTGGTCCATGAGATTGCCGATAACGTAGCTTACCGCTGGTTCCTCGGGTTCTCCCTGAACGACCGAATCCCAGACCACTCGACGTTAAGCCAGAACCGCCGGCGGCGGTTTAACGGGACGACGATCCATCAAGAGATCTTCGATGAGATTGTCCGCCAGGCGATCAGCCACGGTCTGGTCGATGGCACGGTTCTTTACAGTGACGCGACCCACATCAAGGCCAACGCCAATAAGCGCAAGCATCTCTTGAAGCAGGTCCCGGTGAGCACCAAGAGCTATTTGGATGAGCTCGACAAGGCCATAGAGGAAGACCGCAGGAAGCACGGTCTAAAACCGTTTCGCCCTCGGAAGGAGGTGAAAGTGGAAACCCGGGAGATCAAGGTAAGCACGACTGACCCGGACAGTGGATACATGGTGAGAGACGGAAAGCCGGAAGGCTTCTTCTATCTAGATCATCGGACTGTGGACAGGGCCCACAACTTCGTAACGGACGTACACGTCACCCCAGCGACGGTCAGCGACGCGGTTCCCTATCTCGATCGGCTTGAAAGGCAGCAGAAGGCTTTCGGGTTTAAGGTTGAGGCTGTGGCCCTCGATGCCGGCTATCTTACCGCCCCCATCTGTCATGGACTCAAGGAGAGAAAGATCTTCGGCGTGATTGGCCACCGCCGGTTCCACTCAACCAAGGGCCTGTTCCCGAAGTCCAGGTTCAAGTATGATCCGGAGACCGATAAGTACAGTTGCCCCGGGGGAAGAGAACTCACCTACCGGACGACTAACCGCGAGGGGTACCGCGAGTACAAGTCAACCCCCGATGAGTGCAGGGGCTGCGAGCTTCTCGACCGCTGTACCCGCTCAAAGAACACCCAGAAAACAATAACCCGACACGTTTGGGAAGATGACCGGGAACAGGTCCACGCAAATGGCCTCACGACCGAGGGCAAAGACATCTACGATGGACGCAAGGAGACCATTGAGCGAAGCTTCGCTGACGGAAAAGAACTACACGGCCTCAGGTACGCCAGGATGCGGAGTCTACCCAAAGTACTGGAACAGTGCTTGCTCACGGCCGCGGCCCAAAACATCAAAAAGCTGGCCCTAATACTCAGCCGACGGGAGTACCGTCTCCAAGCGGCTTAAAAGAGGCAAAAGGCAGCGGCTTCCCCAGCCTCCCCTGTGGTGTGGAGGCTTATTTCATGCCCAAGAGGCCCGCCCAACTCTCGGTGGCCGCCACCTCCAAAAAAGAGAAGCCCTCCGGACAGAGTCTCGGAGGGCACATGTCAACAGTCTGAGGGGCGGGAGGAATCCCGCCCCTTGTTTCTTGCTGGTGCTTAAGTCGTCAGCCCCTCAAATCCCGGCGATCAGCGTTCGGGCCTTAGCGAGGGCCCCGTCGAGCCCGCCGGCCTCGGGCCCGCCGCCCTGGACGACGAC
The Bacillota bacterium genome window above contains:
- a CDS encoding IS1182 family transposase translates to MLFDNGEERAKQFEVTCLEDLVRPDHLLRKIKKHVDFGFIKEKVKGLYSEDSGRPAVDPVVLFKMLFIGYLFGIRSERRLVHEIADNVAYRWFLGFSLNDRIPDHSTLSQNRRRRFNGTTIHQEIFDEIVRQAISHGLVDGTVLYSDATHIKANANKRKHLLKQVPVSTKSYLDELDKAIEEDRRKHGLKPFRPRKEVKVETREIKVSTTDPDSGYMVRDGKPEGFFYLDHRTVDRAHNFVTDVHVTPATVSDAVPYLDRLERQQKAFGFKVEAVALDAGYLTAPICHGLKERKIFGVIGHRRFHSTKGLFPKSRFKYDPETDKYSCPGGRELTYRTTNREGYREYKSTPDECRGCELLDRCTRSKNTQKTITRHVWEDDREQVHANGLTTEGKDIYDGRKETIERSFADGKELHGLRYARMRSLPKVLEQCLLTAAAQNIKKLALILSRREYRLQAA